In Bradyrhizobium sp. 170, the DNA window ATCAGCGCCCGGCGGGCGGGCGCTTCCGTGCTGGTGCTGGAAGGCGCACCAAAATTCTATCGCGGCGGCAATACCCGCCACACCCGCAACATGCGTTGCGCGCATGATGCCGCGACCGAGATCCTCACCGGCCCTTACACGGAGGAGGAGTTCTGGGACGATCTGTTGCGCCTGACCGGCGGGCAGACCGACGAGGAACTCGCGAAGTTCATGATCGCCGAATCCAAGGACATCCTGAACTGGATCGTAGAACAGGGCGTGCGCTGGCAGCCCTCGCTCGGCGGCACGCTGAGTCTGGGCCGCACCAATTCGTTCTTCCTCGGCGGCGGCAGGGCGATGCTGAACGCGCTTTATCTCACCGCCGAAAAGCTCGGCGTCGAGATCGCCTACGACGCTGAAGTGACCGACCTCGAGATCGAGGACGGCATGTTCCTGTCCGCGAGGCTGAAGCAGCCGATCGATGGTGTCAGCGAAATCCGCGCCTCGGCGCTGGTGGCGGCGGCCGGCGGATTCGAAGCCAACATCGAATGGCTGAAGCAATATTGGGGCGAGGCGGCCGACAATTTCCTGATCCGCGGCACGCCCTATAACCGCGGCTCGATCCTGAAGCTCCTGCTCGACAAGGGCGTGCAGGACATCGGCGATCCCACCCAATGCCATGCGGTTGCGATCGACGCCCGCGCGCCGAAATTCGACGGCGGCATCATCACCCGCCACGACTCGGTGGTGTTCGGCATCGTCGTCAACAAACACGCCCAGCGCTTCTATGACGAGGGCGAGGACATCTGGCCGAAGCGCTACGCCATCTGGGGCCGGCTGGTGGCAGCCCAGCCGGACCAGATCGCCTACATCATCTTCGACTCGACGGTCGTCACGAGCTTCATGCCGACGCTGTTTCCACCGATCGCGGGTGCCACCATCGGCGAGCTCGCAGGCAAGCTCGGGCTCGATCCAGCAGCGCTGGAGAAGACAATTACCGATTTCAACGCCGCGGTGCAGCCCGGCACCTTCGATCATACCATCCTTGATGATTGCCGCACCGATGGCATCACGCCGCCGAAGACGCATTGGGCGCGCAGGATCGAGACGCCGCCCTACCTCGCCTATCCGGTGCGGCCCGGCATCACCTTCACCTATCTCGGCACCCGCGTGAACAAACAGTCGCGCATGGTGATGAAGGACGGCAAGCCTTCCGCCAACATGTTCGCAGCCGGCGAGATCATGGCCGGCAACGTGCTCGGCAAAGGCTATGCGGCCGGCATCGGCATGACCATCGGCAGCGTGTTCGGACGGGTGGCGGGAAGGGAAGCTGCGCGAAATGCGCGGAATTAACGCGAAGCACCTCGCCCCGCTTGCGGGGAGAGGAAGCCAAAGGGAGGATTGATGATGCGCCTTGCGATTGTTTCTGTAGCGGTTCTGATGGGTGCGACGCTGGCCAACGCCGCCGAGCCGATCGCGCTGCGCGACATGGGCTCGTTCCATGTCGGCGGGCGGCTGGTCGAGATTTCCGGCAAGCCGGTGAAGGAGGTGACCTTCACGCCCGGTGGCGTTCCCGCAAAAGTCGATCCCAACGGCACCTATCAGGTCGAGCAGATGTATGTGCAGTATTTTCTTCCCGCCAACGAGACGGGCGCCTATCCGCTGCTGATGTGGCACGGCGGCGGGCTGACCGGCGTAACGTATGAAACGACGCCGGATGGACGCGAGGGCTGGCTGAACTATTTCCTGCGCAAGGGCTGGGCCGTCTACAATTCCGATGCGGTCGAGCGCGGCCGTGCGGGGTGGGCGCAATACCCCGACATCTTCAAGAGCGAGCCGGTGTTCCTCACGACCGCCAATCCGTTCGAGCGCTTTCGTATCGGCGACGGCGCAGGCTCCTACAATTCGGATCCCGCAAAACGCAAGTTGATGCCCGGCAGCCAGTTTCCCAATGACGGCTATGAGAACTTCGTCAAGCAGAACGTGCCGCGCTGGACAACG includes these proteins:
- the tcuA gene encoding FAD-dependent tricarballylate dehydrogenase TcuA translates to MTKKFDVLVIGGGNAALCAAISARRAGASVLVLEGAPKFYRGGNTRHTRNMRCAHDAATEILTGPYTEEEFWDDLLRLTGGQTDEELAKFMIAESKDILNWIVEQGVRWQPSLGGTLSLGRTNSFFLGGGRAMLNALYLTAEKLGVEIAYDAEVTDLEIEDGMFLSARLKQPIDGVSEIRASALVAAAGGFEANIEWLKQYWGEAADNFLIRGTPYNRGSILKLLLDKGVQDIGDPTQCHAVAIDARAPKFDGGIITRHDSVVFGIVVNKHAQRFYDEGEDIWPKRYAIWGRLVAAQPDQIAYIIFDSTVVTSFMPTLFPPIAGATIGELAGKLGLDPAALEKTITDFNAAVQPGTFDHTILDDCRTDGITPPKTHWARRIETPPYLAYPVRPGITFTYLGTRVNKQSRMVMKDGKPSANMFAAGEIMAGNVLGKGYAAGIGMTIGSVFGRVAGREAARNARN
- a CDS encoding esterase, producing MMRLAIVSVAVLMGATLANAAEPIALRDMGSFHVGGRLVEISGKPVKEVTFTPGGVPAKVDPNGTYQVEQMYVQYFLPANETGAYPLLMWHGGGLTGVTYETTPDGREGWLNYFLRKGWAVYNSDAVERGRAGWAQYPDIFKSEPVFLTTANPFERFRIGDGAGSYNSDPAKRKLMPGSQFPNDGYENFVKQNVPRWTTTDDAIIAAYIAEIDRVGPSIILFHSQAGSFGFKVAQARPDKVKALIAIEPAGLGDPAKVDVLKNIPTLIVYGDYIEKDSRWPKIRANGIAFAESIKAAGGSVDVVDLPQAGIKGNSHMVMMDKNNAEVAALIQKWLEGKGLTK